A DNA window from Bdellovibrio sp. BCCA contains the following coding sequences:
- a CDS encoding helix-turn-helix domain-containing protein has product MKFNSRGFDGRLTGQGWMKTDQVAIYLGTSPNNIRNMVYRLKLFPKKFMGRWYFNREEIDQLIMAGG; this is encoded by the coding sequence ATGAAATTTAATAGCAGAGGCTTCGATGGACGCCTGACTGGGCAGGGTTGGATGAAGACAGATCAAGTGGCCATCTACTTGGGCACATCGCCTAACAACATTCGAAATATGGTGTATCGCCTCAAGTTATTTCCAAAGAAGTTTATGGGGCGCTGGTACTTCAATCGTGAAGAGATCGATCAGCTTATTATGGCGGGGGGGTAG
- a CDS encoding DUF4238 domain-containing protein, which translates to MSNTKKKHHYVPRFLLRQFSENKTHLWAYDKTTGKSHGSPIMDLGSENRFYSIPDKFLTKPGNNEFVEDIYEDIDTRSSKSLFEFLQNIKSAALLSPSGFPKYFIPDHLMHELGWLAVIQTVRTKEFREFSTQTKMLFQKAIFDWFLDSDQIKKISGKSKPELKITIEEGGEALEHSRAAFDEQLLNKLHDHCLNKIWTIGINNTNKPLLISDNPVVMTSHLGKPLAWGAKGTEVALPVSPNHLLIWTCPLALTQEVADNYDRRPFELHSDHIDYYNSLQTLQSTRYIYSARDDFSFCSDLLHDNESAFRDPLRSRAQINIGGDEYTVPRNYKNGI; encoded by the coding sequence ATGTCTAATACCAAGAAAAAACATCATTACGTTCCCAGATTCCTACTTCGTCAATTTTCAGAGAATAAAACTCATCTATGGGCCTACGACAAAACAACGGGTAAATCTCATGGTTCGCCGATAATGGATCTTGGCTCAGAAAATCGATTTTATTCCATTCCAGATAAGTTTCTCACTAAACCAGGAAATAATGAGTTTGTAGAAGATATCTATGAAGATATAGACACTCGATCCAGTAAAAGCCTTTTTGAGTTTCTCCAAAATATCAAATCCGCAGCATTACTCTCTCCTTCTGGATTTCCCAAATATTTCATACCAGATCACTTAATGCATGAACTCGGGTGGTTAGCTGTAATTCAAACTGTTAGAACCAAAGAGTTTAGGGAGTTCAGTACTCAAACAAAAATGCTTTTTCAGAAAGCAATCTTCGACTGGTTTCTTGACTCAGATCAGATAAAGAAAATATCAGGAAAATCCAAACCCGAATTAAAAATTACCATTGAAGAAGGAGGAGAAGCTCTTGAGCATAGTCGCGCCGCCTTTGACGAACAATTACTAAACAAGCTCCATGATCATTGTTTAAACAAAATATGGACCATCGGAATTAATAATACAAATAAACCTCTTCTCATTTCAGACAACCCAGTAGTAATGACTTCACATCTAGGAAAACCTTTAGCTTGGGGCGCGAAGGGAACCGAAGTCGCTTTGCCGGTCAGTCCAAATCATTTATTGATCTGGACCTGTCCATTGGCTTTAACCCAAGAAGTTGCCGATAACTATGATAGACGCCCCTTTGAACTACATTCAGACCACATCGATTACTATAACTCGTTACAAACCTTGCAATCGACTCGATACATTTATTCCGCTAGAGATGACTTTTCCTTCTGTTCCGATCTATTGCATGACAACGAGAGTGCATTTCGCGACCCACTTCGATCCAGAGCTCAAATCAACATTGGCGGCGATGAATATACAGTCCCCCGCAATTACAAGAATGGAATATGA
- a CDS encoding helix-turn-helix transcriptional regulator, with product MIKTDEKLLTEAEVSIILGIKQRTLQQWRLTERGPKFLKLSARVVRYRLSDVQNWISEAQL from the coding sequence ATGATCAAAACAGATGAAAAGCTACTAACGGAAGCTGAAGTGTCGATAATCTTGGGTATTAAGCAACGCACTCTCCAACAATGGAGACTGACCGAACGCGGACCCAAATTTTTGAAGTTATCGGCCCGTGTAGTTCGATATCGTTTAAGTGATGTTCAAAATTGGATTTCCGAAGCTCAGCTATAA
- a CDS encoding tyrosine-type recombinase/integrase — protein sequence MGVRYSEEGQKPGYFITCVAKSMIRPEVVIRKQRYLGRVSERDAQLEYRQLYGEVRRALLMRERGEVSWGHILESWCHDVVMASPRGTFSKQDTYQALRLHTKNWFNVPVDKITTLSFQMVINEMENVGLSRGRIRAVKCAVSVVFEWAILNKLIPPTTLCPTKGARLPKAVKKEKPVLNSKEIEYLLAKALEDKHQYFPVWAVAFETGCRAGELWALKWNDVDFDQNIITISKSHNFRSGIVKPPKNNKTRVVPMSREFKVFLSYLKETTGSSGYILPRISSLKNGKAAMILRHFCREIGVPEIPFHGTRACFATLCLNRGVPLTKLMAVGGWSRLSSVQHYTRLVGTEIRGITDDFNILPIIS from the coding sequence ATGGGAGTTCGTTATTCTGAAGAAGGCCAAAAGCCTGGATATTTTATAACCTGTGTTGCAAAAAGCATGATTCGTCCGGAAGTTGTCATCCGAAAGCAACGATATTTGGGGCGCGTTTCTGAGAGGGACGCGCAGCTCGAGTATAGACAGCTGTATGGCGAGGTTAGGAGGGCCCTGCTTATGCGTGAGCGCGGGGAGGTGTCTTGGGGGCATATTCTTGAATCGTGGTGCCATGACGTTGTTATGGCGTCCCCGAGGGGTACTTTCTCAAAGCAAGATACTTATCAAGCTTTGAGGCTGCATACGAAAAATTGGTTCAATGTGCCGGTCGATAAGATCACAACGCTGTCTTTTCAAATGGTGATTAACGAAATGGAAAATGTCGGTTTATCCAGAGGTCGGATTCGCGCAGTGAAGTGCGCGGTCAGCGTGGTCTTCGAGTGGGCTATTTTGAATAAACTGATTCCGCCAACAACACTTTGTCCGACAAAGGGGGCTCGTTTGCCGAAAGCAGTAAAAAAAGAGAAACCTGTGCTGAACAGTAAAGAGATCGAATATCTTCTTGCGAAAGCTTTGGAAGATAAACATCAGTATTTTCCTGTTTGGGCAGTTGCTTTTGAGACGGGGTGTAGAGCTGGTGAACTCTGGGCTCTTAAGTGGAACGACGTGGATTTTGATCAAAATATAATTACGATTTCAAAGTCGCACAACTTTCGATCGGGCATCGTTAAGCCTCCCAAAAATAATAAAACAAGGGTTGTGCCGATGAGTAGGGAGTTTAAGGTTTTCTTGTCATATCTTAAAGAAACTACAGGATCATCAGGATATATTCTGCCCAGAATCTCCTCATTGAAGAATGGAAAAGCCGCGATGATTTTGAGGCATTTCTGTCGAGAGATTGGAGTGCCAGAAATTCCGTTTCACGGGACACGCGCGTGCTTTGCTACTTTATGTTTGAATAGAGGGGTGCCGTTAACGAAGTTGATGGCTGTAGGGGGCTGGAGCCGTCTTAGTAGTGTTCAGCATTATACTCGATTGGTTGGCACTGAGATCAGGGGTATTACTGACGACTTTAATATTCTTCCGATTATAAGTTGA
- a CDS encoding DUF559 domain-containing protein: MSNLMIEVKQEESARARYMRRMKQLKYEYGLVKLNDWEALGRLYRRIKDRNGLSWQYEDLCTRLNRSRSAEFCRTPAEDKFIARFKGNWKIQLYPQAWIGNLCVDLFTPALGRRPPDYRRGFLEKGVAIEIDGAIHNSELKMKKDAHKEKSLSDLNIQLWRFTNEQVFRNVGLPRKHDLSEDFGRLSTQERKRLWGKIQLMTLLYHESLNVIERYFPGVVLGAV, encoded by the coding sequence ATGAGTAACTTAATGATTGAAGTTAAACAAGAGGAAAGCGCGAGAGCTAGATATATGCGCCGTATGAAGCAACTAAAGTATGAGTATGGATTGGTGAAGCTAAACGACTGGGAGGCTTTAGGCAGGCTTTATCGTCGTATTAAAGATCGGAATGGACTGTCGTGGCAGTATGAAGATCTTTGTACGCGACTCAATCGAAGTCGGTCAGCAGAATTCTGTCGAACTCCGGCAGAAGATAAGTTTATCGCTCGCTTTAAGGGTAATTGGAAAATTCAGCTTTACCCTCAAGCGTGGATTGGAAATTTATGCGTAGATCTTTTTACTCCTGCTTTGGGGCGCAGACCTCCGGATTACCGAAGAGGGTTTCTTGAAAAGGGTGTGGCCATTGAGATTGATGGAGCAATTCATAACTCTGAATTAAAAATGAAGAAAGATGCGCATAAAGAAAAAAGTCTTTCTGACCTGAATATTCAATTATGGCGATTTACAAATGAGCAGGTTTTTAGAAATGTCGGCTTGCCGAGAAAGCATGACCTTTCTGAAGACTTTGGGCGTCTATCCACTCAGGAAAGAAAAAGGCTATGGGGGAAGATCCAATTGATGACATTGCTTTATCACGAATCTCTGAATGTTATCGAACGATACTTTCCAGGTGTTGTATTGGGGGCAGTATGA